In a single window of the Leifsonia sp. 1010 genome:
- a CDS encoding Ig-like domain-containing protein: protein MSAWFRQRKTAAVITALAVVAGVPLTIAVLHKGFPVNAVELDTRDVWVTNGEKLLGGRLNHQIDELDAAVTGASADLDVLQDGSAYFLTDLPHGTVDRIDPAFVSLGGRIQVPEDSQVGYGGTTLSVLAPNGNLWVLDASGRLDFDKTKTKPVVKAGAGAKLAVAKSGTTFVVAPKGKRLITVDGPGAKPETRDFAVPGAFQVSAVGDQAVVLDTQRNRMITGGGTTVDLPAKGLRLQQPGPDDRAAVVATANSLLSVPLGGGTVTASPAGATSKGGADAVSAPVRLGACSYGAWSGSGRYLYACDGKKPVGIDIDQPVAGDDLEFRVNHGVIALNNLRDGNAWVVSSNMRLVQNWAQLKPNDTTVQGETGEEKPVVQSFADTLAQRTDQNRPPIAVNDTYGVRPGRSTVLHVLTNDTDPDGDVLTISDVSAIPVDQGVLQLVEGGRAIQFTPKDGLSGTISFRYSVDDGRGGTSSAQVDATLKQPAVNEAPASTRSSTAQTEVGQSVTYNVLNDWTDPDGDDLSLVAASATTEDDVRFKPNGDVTFTSKTGQAGSKEVRVTISDGRASATGSLIVTVKPAGTLDPVAVTDFADGFTGRPVVLHPLDNDQSPSGEPLSLVGAGLDGGSGAQVTADSSRGTITVRSNAPGEYYLVYTLGAGPKTTTGLARVDIAPQGASEAPPIAVTDKAYVRPGEPTSVAVLENDVSPSGRVLAVRSVSVGKGAEDLNVEVLDNAVVKVTAPTVLTQQVQLSYVVSDGINEATAGITVVPVPPLVQHQPPVAVDDQVPVRAGDVATVAVMENDYSPDNAPFTLDTQLRDESGAGQGATAFVSGESVRYQAPTTPGQYNVVYGITDKYGQKAQATVTFVVGAPERGSDRAPQPQPLTVRAFAGSSVPVEVPLDGIDPDGDSVSLSGLATQPTLGRISDSTSRSFTYEAYPDSAGTDTFTYQVKDTYGKTATGTVSIAVIPRPSQVRPPIAVNDPVQVKPGRTIAVPVLDNDSDPNGYAIALQKKLLQVDEGLKASVHGKIVLVTAPKDEGSFVVRYQITNGQGGVASAFIQVTVTPNAKDVPPTAVDHVLEPDEVANKQSVKVNALQGATNPSGLVDDLKVEVTGPNASAADVGQDGSITVKPGEQRIAIAYTLTDTVTGLKGTAFIVVPPKGDATAPPRVRDGLPQQIVQADGSKSWKLSDILTVPSGRDYKLTGASGVSATNSSGGSSYGDEQTLTFTAAKGYRGPAALTFKVNDGREAGQSSDRITTLVLPITVGEPDQSDVAPTFTSPSEKIEPGEAPLSVDLRASSFHPNPEILNKLTYSGGTSSNSKIQSALSGSTLTLSAPLGVQAGETATVAVTISSGTHTISGTVNVQVVSSSRLVATQKNPPQTAEVKRGDTATVTGASSDAQWVNPFPGQPLTITDATAQSAPAGVTVTHTGSSISVSASSGAAIGAVNVVYHVEDATKDPKRTASAIGQLRVTIHDVPSKPSAPSNPRASDGKVTVSIKAPADNGKPITQYEVTDGAGHTMTTASVGDVTIGGLTNGKSYSFTVRAQNADGWSDESAGSTPVTPYGNPTKVGGLSIKSSGNAPSDLTMSWNALSDPNGTGGGQATYHYRLSGGSWQTTTSTSAKANNKGAGTYSFEIYASNPGGKEGPHATSGSVEVKDPPPPAPSIDLKKGDLKPGFVHSYTYDVTLHNFPANRTFSMQVHCNGGTLSTRSISTDGSGYGHYHGNAGSDIEPWCGYPGAYVVVNGEQSSVQDWSK, encoded by the coding sequence GTGAGTGCGTGGTTCCGGCAGCGGAAGACCGCCGCCGTGATCACCGCACTCGCGGTCGTCGCGGGGGTCCCGCTGACGATCGCCGTCCTCCACAAGGGCTTCCCCGTCAACGCGGTCGAGCTCGACACCCGCGACGTCTGGGTCACCAACGGCGAGAAGCTGCTCGGCGGTCGGCTCAACCACCAGATCGACGAGCTGGATGCCGCGGTCACGGGCGCGAGCGCCGATCTGGACGTCCTGCAGGACGGATCCGCGTACTTCCTCACCGACCTCCCCCACGGAACCGTGGACAGGATCGACCCGGCCTTCGTCTCGCTCGGGGGACGCATCCAGGTTCCGGAGGACTCGCAGGTCGGCTACGGCGGGACGACGCTCTCCGTGCTCGCGCCGAACGGCAACCTCTGGGTGCTGGATGCGTCGGGCCGCCTCGACTTCGACAAGACCAAGACCAAGCCGGTCGTGAAGGCGGGAGCCGGCGCGAAGCTCGCCGTCGCGAAGTCGGGCACGACGTTCGTGGTCGCGCCGAAGGGCAAGCGGCTGATCACGGTCGACGGGCCCGGCGCGAAGCCGGAGACCCGCGACTTCGCGGTGCCCGGCGCGTTCCAGGTGAGCGCCGTGGGCGACCAGGCGGTCGTGCTCGACACGCAGCGCAACCGGATGATCACCGGTGGCGGCACGACGGTCGACCTTCCCGCCAAGGGACTCCGGTTGCAGCAGCCCGGGCCCGACGACCGGGCCGCCGTCGTCGCCACGGCGAACAGCCTCCTGAGCGTCCCGCTCGGCGGCGGGACCGTAACCGCGAGCCCGGCCGGCGCGACCTCGAAGGGCGGCGCTGACGCGGTGTCGGCCCCCGTGCGTCTCGGCGCCTGCTCGTACGGCGCGTGGTCCGGCTCCGGCCGCTACCTCTACGCGTGCGACGGCAAGAAACCGGTCGGCATCGACATCGACCAGCCGGTCGCGGGCGACGACCTCGAGTTCCGTGTCAACCACGGCGTCATCGCGCTGAACAACCTGCGCGACGGCAACGCGTGGGTCGTCTCCTCCAACATGCGTCTGGTGCAGAACTGGGCGCAGCTGAAGCCGAACGACACCACCGTGCAGGGCGAGACCGGCGAGGAGAAGCCGGTCGTGCAGTCCTTCGCCGACACCCTGGCGCAGCGGACCGATCAGAACCGGCCGCCGATCGCCGTGAACGACACCTATGGCGTGCGCCCGGGCCGATCCACAGTGCTCCACGTGCTCACGAACGACACGGATCCGGACGGCGACGTCCTGACGATCTCGGACGTGTCGGCGATCCCGGTGGATCAGGGCGTGCTGCAGCTCGTCGAGGGCGGCCGCGCCATCCAGTTCACGCCGAAGGACGGCCTGAGCGGCACGATCTCGTTCCGCTACTCGGTCGACGATGGCCGCGGCGGAACGTCATCCGCCCAGGTGGATGCGACGCTCAAGCAGCCCGCCGTGAACGAGGCTCCCGCATCCACCCGGTCGAGCACGGCCCAGACCGAGGTCGGCCAGTCGGTCACCTATAACGTGCTGAACGACTGGACGGATCCGGACGGCGACGACCTCAGCCTGGTCGCCGCCTCCGCGACCACCGAGGACGACGTGCGGTTCAAGCCCAACGGCGACGTCACCTTCACCAGCAAGACCGGGCAGGCGGGCTCCAAGGAGGTGCGCGTCACCATCTCCGACGGCCGCGCCTCGGCGACGGGCAGCCTGATCGTGACGGTGAAACCCGCGGGGACGCTCGACCCGGTCGCCGTGACGGACTTCGCCGACGGGTTCACCGGTCGTCCGGTGGTGCTGCATCCCCTCGACAACGACCAGTCGCCGTCGGGTGAGCCCCTGTCGCTGGTCGGCGCGGGCCTCGACGGCGGGAGCGGCGCCCAGGTCACCGCGGACAGCTCGCGGGGCACGATCACCGTCCGCAGCAACGCGCCGGGGGAGTACTACCTCGTCTACACGCTCGGAGCCGGGCCCAAGACGACGACGGGGCTCGCGCGCGTCGACATCGCGCCGCAGGGTGCGAGCGAGGCTCCGCCGATCGCCGTGACCGACAAGGCCTACGTCCGGCCCGGAGAGCCCACCTCCGTCGCCGTCCTCGAGAACGACGTCTCGCCGTCCGGCCGCGTGCTCGCCGTGCGATCCGTGTCGGTCGGCAAGGGCGCCGAGGACCTCAATGTGGAGGTGCTCGACAACGCCGTGGTCAAGGTCACGGCGCCGACCGTGCTCACCCAGCAGGTGCAGCTCTCCTACGTCGTCTCGGACGGGATCAACGAGGCGACCGCCGGCATCACCGTCGTCCCCGTCCCTCCGCTGGTGCAGCACCAGCCGCCGGTCGCCGTCGACGACCAGGTGCCGGTCCGAGCAGGCGATGTCGCGACCGTGGCCGTGATGGAGAACGACTACTCGCCCGACAACGCCCCCTTCACCCTCGACACGCAGCTGCGCGACGAAAGCGGTGCCGGCCAGGGCGCGACCGCCTTCGTCAGCGGCGAGTCCGTCCGCTACCAGGCGCCGACGACGCCCGGCCAGTACAACGTGGTCTACGGGATCACCGACAAGTACGGCCAGAAGGCGCAGGCGACCGTGACCTTCGTCGTCGGCGCCCCGGAGAGGGGCTCCGACCGTGCGCCGCAGCCGCAGCCGCTCACCGTGCGTGCCTTCGCCGGCTCGTCCGTGCCGGTGGAGGTCCCGCTCGACGGCATCGACCCGGACGGCGACTCGGTCTCGCTCTCGGGACTCGCGACGCAGCCGACGCTCGGCCGGATCTCCGACTCCACCAGCCGATCCTTCACCTATGAGGCGTATCCCGACTCGGCCGGGACCGACACGTTCACGTATCAGGTGAAAGACACGTACGGGAAGACGGCGACAGGCACGGTGTCGATCGCCGTCATCCCGCGCCCGAGCCAGGTGCGGCCGCCGATCGCGGTCAACGATCCGGTGCAGGTGAAGCCGGGCCGGACCATCGCGGTACCCGTACTCGACAACGACTCCGACCCGAACGGGTACGCGATCGCGCTGCAGAAGAAGCTGCTGCAGGTGGACGAGGGCCTCAAGGCGTCCGTGCACGGCAAGATCGTGCTCGTCACGGCTCCGAAGGACGAAGGCTCGTTCGTCGTGCGCTATCAGATCACCAACGGGCAGGGCGGCGTCGCCAGCGCGTTCATCCAGGTCACCGTGACCCCGAACGCCAAGGATGTGCCGCCGACCGCGGTGGACCACGTCCTGGAGCCGGACGAGGTGGCGAACAAGCAGAGCGTCAAGGTGAACGCGCTCCAGGGCGCGACCAACCCGTCCGGACTCGTGGACGACCTGAAGGTCGAGGTCACCGGGCCGAACGCCTCCGCCGCCGACGTCGGCCAGGACGGCTCCATCACCGTGAAGCCCGGCGAGCAGCGGATCGCGATCGCCTACACGCTGACCGACACGGTGACCGGGCTGAAGGGCACCGCGTTCATCGTGGTCCCGCCGAAGGGCGACGCGACGGCCCCGCCGCGGGTCAGGGACGGCCTGCCGCAGCAGATCGTGCAGGCCGACGGGTCGAAGAGCTGGAAGCTGTCCGACATCCTCACCGTCCCGTCCGGCCGCGACTACAAGCTCACCGGCGCTTCCGGCGTCAGCGCCACCAACAGCTCGGGCGGATCGTCGTACGGCGACGAGCAGACGCTGACCTTCACGGCGGCGAAGGGATACCGGGGACCGGCGGCGCTCACCTTCAAGGTGAACGACGGACGGGAGGCCGGCCAGAGTTCGGACCGCATCACCACGCTGGTCCTTCCGATCACGGTCGGGGAACCGGACCAGTCCGACGTCGCGCCGACGTTCACCTCGCCCAGCGAGAAGATCGAGCCGGGGGAGGCGCCGCTGTCGGTCGACCTGCGGGCGTCGAGCTTCCACCCGAACCCCGAGATCCTCAACAAGCTGACGTACTCGGGCGGCACGTCGTCCAACTCGAAGATCCAGTCGGCCTTGAGCGGGTCGACGCTGACCCTGTCGGCGCCGCTAGGCGTGCAGGCAGGGGAGACGGCGACGGTCGCGGTGACGATCAGCTCGGGGACGCACACGATCTCCGGCACGGTGAACGTGCAGGTGGTGAGCTCGAGCAGGCTGGTCGCCACGCAGAAGAACCCGCCGCAGACGGCCGAGGTCAAGCGCGGGGACACCGCGACGGTCACGGGCGCGTCGAGCGACGCCCAGTGGGTCAACCCGTTCCCGGGGCAGCCGCTGACGATCACCGACGCGACAGCGCAGAGTGCGCCGGCCGGGGTGACGGTCACGCACACCGGGTCCTCGATCAGCGTCAGCGCGTCCTCCGGGGCCGCGATCGGTGCGGTGAACGTGGTCTACCACGTCGAGGATGCGACCAAGGACCCGAAGCGCACCGCGTCGGCCATCGGGCAGCTGCGCGTGACCATCCACGACGTCCCGTCGAAGCCCAGTGCGCCCTCGAACCCGCGCGCGAGCGACGGGAAGGTCACCGTATCCATCAAGGCGCCGGCCGACAACGGGAAGCCGATCACGCAGTACGAGGTGACGGACGGCGCCGGGCACACAATGACCACGGCCTCCGTCGGGGATGTGACCATCGGCGGCCTGACGAACGGCAAGTCGTACTCGTTCACCGTGCGGGCGCAGAACGCGGACGGATGGAGTGACGAGTCGGCCGGAAGCACGCCGGTCACCCCGTACGGCAATCCGACGAAGGTGGGCGGACTCTCTATTAAGAGCAGCGGGAACGCCCCGAGCGACCTGACGATGAGCTGGAACGCGCTCTCGGACCCGAACGGGACGGGTGGCGGCCAGGCGACGTACCACTACCGTCTCAGCGGCGGGTCGTGGCAGACGACGACCAGTACGAGTGCCAAGGCGAACAACAAGGGCGCGGGGACGTACTCCTTCGAGATCTATGCGTCGAACCCGGGCGGCAAGGAGGGGCCGCACGCGACCTCCGGCAGCGTCGAGGTCAAGGATCCGCCGCCGCCGGCTCCCTCGATCGACCTGAAGAAGGGCGACCTCAAGCCTGGATTCGTCCACAGCTACACGTACGACGTGACTCTCCACAATTTCCCCGCGAACCGCACGTTCAGCATGCAGGTGCACTGCAATGGAGGGACGTTGTCGACGCGGTCGATCTCGACCGACGGGAGCGGCTACGGCCACTACCACGGCAACGCCGGAAGCGACATCGAGCCGTGGTGCGGCTATCCGGGAGCGTACGTGGTCGTGAACGGCGAGCAGAGCAGTGTTCAGGACTGGTCCAAGTAA